The following coding sequences are from one Fimbriimonadaceae bacterium window:
- a CDS encoding MCE family protein, whose product MRSAWQVGLFVVVFVALVVGGLAVLQKGFLAEKTDTYYAKFADAGGLASGAPVLLSGVQIGKVESVKLDIDNAAVVRLAVRRGQAIPKSIVATLPTSFVSIGDKQVLLKRELPTEGFYAPGNEGDPIPGKLLGPLEGVVPDSKETVAELNKTLVAFQNLLNDQKLKGSLTGLMDQSKETAAKFGALASRIDGLVAQNQGSIGKMLGSMTASMENLQAVSVKIKQIATDGALEGKMNDLLASLNEAAVSGKKMVADLQSYTSDPEIKENLKATMANFKQMSESGTRIAADAEIMAKNGAKVSGSGVEIGEKASALLDKANKLATDIDGLVQKFKETVDKVKIPGLGEGLPKIGLEAGVTRETDPNRNRTDITAIVPIGKDYLHLGLYDAFESNKVNLQYQKTFNPRLGLRYGVHASKPGIGVDYAFAPNAWLQSDVFGLNDTQFDLRLKYGFGSGILGWIGVDRIFERNAPTIGIGIKK is encoded by the coding sequence ATGCGGTCGGCTTGGCAGGTCGGGCTCTTCGTCGTTGTCTTTGTCGCGCTGGTGGTCGGTGGCTTGGCCGTCCTCCAGAAGGGGTTCTTGGCCGAAAAGACCGACACCTACTACGCAAAGTTCGCCGACGCGGGCGGACTCGCCAGCGGCGCCCCCGTCCTGCTCTCCGGAGTCCAGATCGGCAAAGTCGAGAGCGTGAAGCTGGACATCGACAACGCGGCGGTGGTCCGTCTGGCCGTGCGCCGCGGGCAGGCGATCCCGAAGTCCATCGTCGCCACGCTGCCGACCTCGTTTGTCTCGATCGGCGACAAGCAGGTCTTGCTGAAGCGCGAGCTCCCCACCGAGGGCTTCTACGCGCCGGGCAACGAGGGCGACCCGATCCCGGGCAAGTTGCTCGGCCCCCTTGAAGGTGTCGTCCCCGACAGCAAGGAGACGGTCGCCGAACTGAACAAGACCCTGGTCGCCTTCCAAAACCTCCTGAACGACCAGAAGCTCAAAGGCAGCCTGACCGGGCTGATGGACCAGAGCAAGGAGACCGCCGCGAAGTTCGGGGCCCTCGCCAGCCGTATCGACGGGCTGGTCGCCCAGAACCAGGGCAGCATCGGCAAGATGCTCGGTTCGATGACCGCGAGCATGGAAAACCTCCAGGCTGTCAGCGTGAAGATCAAGCAGATCGCCACCGACGGCGCCCTGGAAGGCAAGATGAACGACCTCCTTGCTTCACTTAACGAGGCGGCCGTGAGCGGCAAGAAGATGGTCGCCGACCTGCAGTCCTACACCAGCGACCCGGAAATCAAGGAGAACCTCAAGGCCACGATGGCGAACTTCAAGCAGATGAGCGAGAGCGGCACACGGATCGCCGCGGACGCCGAGATCATGGCCAAGAACGGGGCCAAGGTCAGCGGCAGCGGCGTCGAAATCGGTGAAAAGGCCAGCGCGCTCCTCGACAAGGCCAACAAACTTGCGACCGACATCGACGGCCTCGTCCAGAAGTTCAAAGAGACGGTGGACAAGGTCAAGATCCCAGGCTTGGGCGAGGGGCTCCCCAAGATCGGACTGGAAGCAGGCGTCACCCGCGAGACCGACCCCAACCGCAACCGGACGGACATCACCGCCATCGTGCCGATCGGCAAGGACTACCTCCATTTGGGACTCTACGACGCCTTTGAGTCGAACAAGGTGAACCTGCAATACCAGAAGACCTTCAACCCTCGTCTGGGCCTTCGGTATGGGGTCCACGCCAGCAAGCCGGGGATTGGGGTAGATTACGCCTTCGCGCCGAACGCTTGGTTGCAGTCGGATGTCTTCGGGCTCAACGACACCCAGTTCGACCTCAGGCTCAAGTACGGTTTTGGCAGCGGAATCCTAGGTTGGATCGGCGTCGACCGAATTTTCGAGCGCAACGCCCCGACTATAGGGATCGGCATCAAGAAGTAA
- the rplI gene encoding 50S ribosomal protein L9 encodes MKVILKQAVPKLGKEGQVVNVKDGYARNFLFPHGMAILADKSQMEVLARRNAKVAQGLADTKAAAEATKEKIDGAVVNVGQKVGRDGVRLFGAVTSQDVADAVKEQLKVEVDKKGVLLIQPIKRLGVHDVELDIHRQVVIHIKVNVFDQEHPESAAAQLAATTPQTAEAEPAVEAEAEAVEA; translated from the coding sequence ATGAAAGTCATCCTGAAGCAGGCTGTCCCGAAGCTGGGGAAAGAGGGCCAGGTCGTCAATGTGAAGGACGGTTACGCCCGTAACTTCCTGTTCCCCCACGGCATGGCCATCCTCGCCGACAAGTCCCAGATGGAAGTCTTGGCTCGTCGCAACGCCAAGGTCGCCCAAGGCCTCGCCGACACCAAGGCGGCGGCCGAGGCCACCAAGGAAAAGATCGACGGGGCCGTCGTCAATGTCGGCCAGAAGGTGGGCCGGGACGGTGTCCGCCTGTTCGGCGCGGTGACCTCGCAAGACGTGGCCGACGCGGTCAAGGAGCAGTTGAAGGTCGAGGTCGACAAGAAGGGCGTCCTCCTCATCCAGCCGATCAAGCGCCTGGGTGTCCACGATGTCGAACTCGACATCCACCGCCAGGTCGTCATCCACATCAAGGTCAACGTCTTTGACCAAGAGCACCCTGAGTCGGCCGCCGCCCAGCTTGCCGCCACCACTCCCCAGACCGCCGAGGCGGAACCGGCAGTCGAGGCCGAGGCCGAAGCCGTCGAAGCCTGA
- a CDS encoding MBL fold metallo-hydrolase — protein sequence MVVQRFYNDRLAHASYLVGCPGDGSAVVIDPNRDFGQYIEAAAKGKMKITAVTETHIHADFLSGAKELAEATGATLFLSAEGPADWQYGFGDRAALVRTGDKITAGSVELTVRHTPGHTPEHISFVLRDLGRSEKPVAVFTGDFVFVGDVGRPDLLEQAAGVKGTQEPGARSLFQSLQWIKSLPDHVLVWPAHGAGSPCGRALGAVPVSTVGYEKSANWALLMEDESAFVAEVLRGQPEPPAYYAEMKARNKRGPARTADRPAMVRSGDAARYASADTLVVDVRPSPEYLESHIYRSVHAPLDKLFTINCGWFVPYDTDIHLVASDEGSARLAAQEMALVGLDRVVAWAGPEIVGAVRAAGGEVRTIPSMAAADLPEGLVALDVRGASEHESDPSTSPHTIPYGFLPRRIADLDPRVAYAVHCQGGSRSPVAVSVLERLGVERLVEVKDGWAGMKALRG from the coding sequence ATGGTCGTCCAGCGCTTCTACAACGATCGTTTGGCTCACGCGAGCTACTTGGTGGGATGCCCCGGTGACGGTTCTGCCGTCGTGATCGACCCAAACCGCGACTTTGGCCAGTACATCGAGGCTGCCGCCAAGGGCAAGATGAAGATCACGGCGGTCACCGAGACCCACATCCACGCCGATTTCTTGTCGGGAGCCAAGGAACTGGCTGAAGCGACGGGGGCGACGCTCTTCCTGAGCGCCGAAGGTCCGGCTGACTGGCAGTACGGGTTTGGCGACCGGGCCGCCCTTGTCCGCACCGGTGACAAGATCACGGCGGGAAGCGTCGAGCTGACCGTCCGACACACCCCGGGTCACACGCCGGAGCACATCTCGTTTGTCCTGCGCGACCTGGGCCGGTCTGAGAAGCCCGTGGCCGTTTTCACCGGCGACTTTGTCTTTGTCGGCGACGTCGGACGGCCGGACCTCTTGGAGCAGGCCGCCGGGGTCAAGGGCACCCAGGAGCCCGGGGCGAGGTCGCTGTTCCAGTCCCTGCAATGGATCAAGTCGTTGCCCGATCACGTATTGGTCTGGCCCGCCCACGGTGCGGGGTCGCCGTGTGGACGTGCCCTCGGCGCTGTGCCGGTCTCGACGGTCGGATACGAGAAGTCGGCGAACTGGGCCTTGCTGATGGAGGACGAGTCCGCGTTTGTCGCCGAGGTCTTGCGCGGTCAGCCGGAACCACCGGCCTATTACGCCGAAATGAAGGCGCGCAACAAGCGGGGCCCCGCCCGGACCGCCGACCGCCCGGCCATGGTGCGGTCCGGCGACGCCGCCCGGTATGCGTCGGCGGACACGCTGGTCGTGGACGTTCGCCCGAGCCCCGAATACTTGGAGTCGCACATCTACCGCTCCGTCCACGCCCCCCTGGACAAGCTCTTCACCATCAACTGCGGGTGGTTCGTGCCTTACGACACCGACATCCACCTGGTGGCGTCCGACGAAGGGTCGGCCCGACTGGCCGCGCAGGAGATGGCTTTGGTCGGGCTAGACCGCGTCGTGGCGTGGGCCGGGCCGGAGATCGTCGGGGCGGTCAGGGCCGCGGGTGGCGAAGTCCGCACGATTCCCAGCATGGCGGCCGCCGACTTACCCGAGGGTCTGGTCGCCCTCGACGTCCGCGGGGCGAGCGAGCATGAGAGCGACCCGTCGACCAGCCCTCACACCATCCCCTATGGCTTTCTCCCGCGCCGGATCGCCGACCTTGACCCGAGAGTCGCGTACGCCGTGCATTGCCAAGGCGGCTCGCGTTCGCCCGTGGCGGTGAGCGTCTTGGAGCGTCTTGGCGTCGAACGGCTCGTGGAGGTCAAGGACGGCTGGGCGGGCATGAAGGCCCTGCGCGGCTAA
- a CDS encoding diguanylate cyclase: MTPISDDFQAMVADWPRPVALFDRDGRVQMTNRSFTNLFETSADAVRDQLVWDVVGLSGDLTLVKRAWSDMEHGVPCPQLDWVTATPSGRELRLSAQISAFAHSGWAALALDDQTNEHALREELHEHLAADEALLASLPVTMLRVDYQGSLVRLCDNAGLVAPDALVEGFLWTVALPTGLGEMVCEAMRTATFDQRAARFRHGASGRYFDVVVSPCGMSDSLVVVHDVTDSVLLDLARRESIDRMQLLVEGSDNVLLLLDETATVTYASPGLAVSTGREPTDVQGHPLEEFAACPDALKSALAAAMAQENGRVRGMYEFVTPDGLRRILQLDISNHLTTPLINAVVVNGHDVTQLVDLQKQLKLRMEQVEEMNQALSQQATTDAMTGLHNHMSFQQHFLHAVELAVRNRAPLSVLMLDIDFFKSVNDQYGHLVGDKVLSAVAERLKATCRKSDVVARYGGEEFAVLLPDTDEEGAAHTAESLRQAVAREPFDGLHLTVSVGCATAEAGHHDPRDILRQADMALYESKHSGRDRVSVYSDQSDAA; this comes from the coding sequence ATGACGCCGATCTCCGACGACTTCCAGGCCATGGTCGCCGACTGGCCTCGTCCCGTCGCCCTCTTTGACCGCGACGGCCGCGTGCAGATGACGAACCGGTCGTTCACCAACCTCTTCGAGACCTCGGCAGACGCCGTCCGCGACCAGTTGGTGTGGGACGTCGTCGGGCTGAGCGGCGACCTCACCCTCGTGAAGCGGGCTTGGTCGGACATGGAGCACGGCGTGCCGTGCCCGCAGTTGGACTGGGTGACCGCGACCCCCAGCGGCCGAGAGTTGCGCCTGAGCGCACAGATTTCTGCGTTTGCCCATTCGGGTTGGGCCGCTCTGGCTCTCGACGACCAGACGAACGAACACGCCCTCCGCGAAGAACTCCACGAGCACCTGGCCGCCGACGAGGCCCTCCTCGCTTCATTACCGGTCACCATGCTCCGGGTCGACTACCAAGGGTCGCTTGTCCGGCTGTGCGACAACGCGGGTCTGGTCGCGCCCGACGCCCTCGTCGAAGGCTTCCTGTGGACGGTCGCCCTGCCGACCGGGCTTGGCGAGATGGTCTGCGAAGCGATGCGCACGGCGACCTTTGACCAGCGGGCGGCCCGGTTCCGTCACGGTGCCTCGGGCCGCTACTTCGACGTCGTCGTTTCTCCGTGCGGCATGTCCGACAGCCTCGTCGTGGTCCACGACGTCACCGACAGTGTGCTGCTCGACCTTGCCCGCCGCGAGTCCATCGACCGTATGCAACTTCTGGTCGAAGGTTCGGACAACGTCCTGCTCTTGCTGGACGAGACGGCCACCGTCACCTATGCCAGCCCGGGCTTGGCGGTGTCCACGGGACGCGAGCCGACCGACGTGCAGGGACACCCCCTGGAGGAGTTCGCCGCGTGCCCAGACGCCCTGAAGTCGGCCCTGGCTGCCGCGATGGCCCAGGAGAACGGCCGGGTGCGGGGGATGTATGAGTTTGTGACCCCGGACGGGCTGAGGCGCATTCTGCAACTAGACATCTCGAACCACCTGACGACGCCGCTCATCAACGCTGTGGTCGTGAACGGCCACGATGTCACCCAGCTTGTGGACTTACAGAAGCAGCTCAAACTGCGCATGGAACAGGTCGAGGAAATGAACCAAGCCCTGAGCCAGCAGGCGACGACCGACGCCATGACGGGCCTGCACAACCACATGTCGTTCCAGCAGCACTTTCTGCATGCCGTGGAGCTCGCCGTCCGCAACCGGGCGCCGTTGTCGGTGCTTATGCTCGACATCGACTTCTTCAAGTCGGTCAACGACCAGTACGGCCACTTGGTCGGCGACAAGGTCCTGAGCGCGGTCGCCGAGCGGTTGAAGGCCACTTGCCGCAAGTCCGACGTGGTCGCCCGCTATGGCGGTGAGGAGTTCGCCGTCCTGTTACCCGACACCGACGAGGAGGGCGCGGCCCACACCGCCGAGTCGTTGCGCCAGGCGGTCGCGCGGGAACCGTTCGACGGACTGCACCTCACCGTCAGCGTCGGCTGCGCCACGGCGGAGGCGGGTCACCACGACCCGCGGGACATCTTGAGGCAGGCCGACATGGCCCTGTATGAGAGCAAGCATTCCGGACGCGACCGGGTGTCGGTGTACAGCGACCAGTCCGACGCCGCCTGA
- a CDS encoding DUF167 domain-containing protein has translation MTPPCAELRVRVTTRASRERVEPDGAGGCLVWVSAPPADGEANKAVVELVAKSIGVAKTSVTVRQGAKSRSKVLALATMTPDDVDQWLARLPGGKG, from the coding sequence TTGACGCCACCGTGCGCTGAGCTGAGGGTCCGTGTGACGACCCGGGCCTCGCGAGAACGGGTGGAGCCAGACGGGGCAGGGGGTTGCTTGGTCTGGGTCAGCGCACCGCCCGCCGACGGGGAAGCGAACAAGGCAGTGGTCGAACTGGTGGCAAAGTCGATTGGGGTGGCGAAGACCAGCGTCACGGTCAGGCAGGGGGCTAAGTCGAGGTCCAAGGTCCTCGCCCTAGCCACCATGACTCCAGACGACGTCGACCAGTGGCTGGCCCGACTGCCGGGAGGGAAGGGATGA
- the gatB gene encoding Asp-tRNA(Asn)/Glu-tRNA(Gln) amidotransferase subunit GatB yields the protein MADYVLSVGMEVHAELRTASKMFCRCPVAFGGMPNTRVCPVCLGLPGTLPVPNRSAIRMVLRTALALNCQVPAHSVFHRKNYFYPDLPKGYQVSQYGETNPIGYYGWLEIPKADGTTKQIKVQRVHLEEDTGKLMHLPTGGSGVDYNRAGVPLMEIVTAFPPDIEDPDEAREYLVQLRQVLLYLGVCDGKMEEGSLRCEPNISVRPAGQEKFGTKTELKNLNSFRSVQLGTLFERKRQIDVLEGGGQVVQETRGWNEQTESSFVMRKKESEQDYRYFPDPDLVPLEFSEDEIEAERAALPELPLAKARRYQDSLGLSAYDAGVLTADRTWAEFFEAAVAQGGDAKQVCNWMNGDFAKLLNEAGQTAVSVGEAAEGQTSKVRPGHIVELTKMIDAGTISGKIAKDVFSDMFKTGEAPSELVKAKGLTQISDPAELSAVCEEVVRENAAQADQYRAGKESLLGFFVGQVMKKTQGRANPAMVQDALIKALGQP from the coding sequence ATGGCGGATTACGTTCTCAGCGTCGGCATGGAGGTGCACGCCGAGTTGCGGACAGCGAGCAAGATGTTCTGCCGCTGTCCGGTTGCCTTTGGCGGGATGCCGAACACCAGGGTGTGCCCGGTGTGCCTGGGCTTGCCCGGCACGCTGCCCGTCCCTAACCGGAGCGCCATCCGGATGGTCCTGCGCACGGCCCTCGCCCTGAACTGCCAGGTGCCCGCCCACAGCGTCTTCCACCGCAAGAACTACTTCTATCCCGACCTGCCCAAGGGGTACCAGGTCAGCCAGTACGGCGAGACCAACCCGATCGGCTACTACGGCTGGCTGGAGATTCCCAAGGCTGACGGCACGACCAAGCAGATCAAGGTCCAGCGCGTCCACCTTGAAGAGGACACCGGGAAACTGATGCACCTCCCGACCGGGGGCAGCGGCGTCGACTATAACCGGGCCGGAGTGCCGTTGATGGAGATCGTCACCGCGTTCCCGCCCGACATCGAAGACCCCGACGAAGCGCGGGAATACCTCGTCCAACTCCGCCAGGTCTTGCTGTACCTGGGCGTGTGCGACGGCAAGATGGAGGAAGGTTCGCTCCGCTGCGAGCCCAACATCAGTGTCCGACCCGCAGGGCAAGAGAAGTTCGGCACGAAGACAGAGCTGAAGAACCTCAACAGCTTCCGATCGGTGCAACTGGGCACCCTGTTCGAGCGCAAGCGCCAGATCGACGTTCTGGAAGGCGGTGGGCAGGTCGTCCAAGAGACGCGAGGATGGAACGAGCAGACCGAATCCAGCTTCGTGATGCGCAAGAAGGAGTCGGAGCAAGACTACCGCTACTTCCCGGACCCCGATTTGGTCCCGTTGGAGTTCAGCGAAGACGAGATCGAGGCCGAGCGTGCCGCCCTGCCCGAGCTGCCCTTGGCCAAGGCCCGGCGGTACCAAGACTCCCTTGGGCTCAGTGCCTATGACGCGGGCGTCCTGACCGCCGACCGGACATGGGCGGAGTTCTTTGAGGCCGCCGTCGCCCAAGGGGGCGACGCCAAGCAGGTGTGCAACTGGATGAACGGCGACTTTGCCAAGCTCCTGAACGAAGCGGGACAGACCGCGGTGTCGGTCGGTGAGGCGGCGGAAGGACAGACGAGCAAAGTGCGCCCCGGGCACATCGTCGAACTGACCAAGATGATCGACGCCGGGACGATCAGCGGGAAAATCGCCAAAGATGTCTTTAGTGACATGTTCAAGACCGGTGAGGCCCCGTCGGAACTGGTGAAGGCCAAGGGCTTGACCCAAATCAGTGACCCGGCGGAGCTTTCCGCCGTCTGTGAAGAAGTAGTGCGCGAGAACGCGGCCCAGGCCGACCAGTACCGCGCCGGGAAGGAGAGCTTGCTCGGCTTCTTTGTCGGACAGGTCATGAAGAAGACCCAGGGCCGGGCGAACCCGGCCATGGTCCAGGACGCCTTGATCAAAGCACTCGGACAACCATGA